From the genome of Nicotiana sylvestris chromosome 2, ASM39365v2, whole genome shotgun sequence, one region includes:
- the LOC104228856 gene encoding uncharacterized protein, whose protein sequence is MVVDGSFLKASYKGTILTSCTHDEVVGKILPLAYAIVDSENNKSWEGFFVQIKGTFGVREGICIVSDRNESIFNATKVVYPEVPHCICMFHLWHNVKRTFKKHHKQLKDIFFALVRAYTIEKFDYHMIEMCKTDPRVQTYLFEIGYKLQSEKWNNKNRKSAMETSTKLGEKYDKLLRENLIASDQMTVGPATKQLYTVFEGVRRNIVCLEEGTCSCGKFQMDELSLNPMPDESLWVIPTEVLEDVVLPPKGRRNAGRPRKERLKPASEKESKRAFSCSVCGQGGHNRKTCRNRPK, encoded by the exons ATGGTTGTTGACGGAAGTTTTCTTAAAGCATCATATAAGGGTACCATATTGACTTCTTGCACACATGATGAAGTTG TTG gaaaaatccttccacttgcATATGCAATTGTAGATTCAGAGAATAACAAATCTTGGGAGGGGTTCTTTGTCCAGATAAAGGGTACTTTTGGTGTTAGGGAAGGGATCTGTATAGTTTCAGATAGAAACGAAAGCATCTTCAATGCTACAAAAGTTGTGTACCCAGAAGTACCACATTGTATTTGCATGTTTCACTTGTGGCATAATGTAAAGCGCACATTCAAGAAACATCACAAACAATTGAAGGATATCTTCTTTGCTTTGGTTAGAGCTTACACGATAGAGAAGTTTGACTACCATATGATAGAGATGTGCAAAACTGATCCGAGGGTGCAGACTTACTTGTTCGAAATTGGCTACAAACTCCAAAGTGAAAAG TGgaacaacaaaaatagaaaaagtgcAATGGAGACATCTACAAAGCTTGGCGAAAAGTACGACAAACTCCTTCGGGAAAATCTGATTGCATCGGATCAAATGACG GTGGGGCCTGCTACGAAGCAATTATATACTGTGTTTGAAGGGGTAAGGCGAAACATAGTGTGCCTTGAAGAGGGAACATGCAGTTGTGGAAAATTTCAAATGGATGAACTTTCAT TAAATCCGATGCCAGATGAGAGTTTATGGGTAATCCCAACAGAGGTGCTGGAAGATGTGGTCCTACCACCTAAAGGGAGAAGGAATGCAGGAAGGCCAAGAAAGGAAAGACTCAAACCTGCTTCAGAGAAAGAGTCTAAGAGGGCGTTTTCATGTTCTGTGTGTGGACAAGGTGGTCACAACAGAAAAACATGTAGGAATCGACCAAAATAA